In Ischnura elegans chromosome 3, ioIscEleg1.1, whole genome shotgun sequence, the sequence CattaggtacctgatgatgacgccgctgcgtagaaactagtagtaccacaaaaaataaatcggtggatttatacatagtttgttcgcttttatttattagttttattgaTATTGAAATATATCAACCATCTTCCAAGAATTTAGTGGGTATTATCATTATTTGCGATTTCCAATCCATTATGTTTGTATTTTCAGTGAATAGTTCATTCAAATCAGTCTACTTGAACATTAAATCACGCCTGACACCACAACCTTTTCGTGCACTTGATACCATGAGCTTCAACTTAACTCCAGCTCTCGACGCATACAATGAGTGGGATAAGCGGCTAACAAGACCGACTCTTGTCGAACCGCGCGATAATTGTGGCgtaattcactgaaaaaaaatatatgaaccgTGCAACGAAACGGAGTTTGGCTTCGCTCACAACTCTtgtatgaagaaaaaaaagttacataaatcACGCCCTCTCTTCCTTTCTACGAAGAGGCCGGGCGAAAAAATTCCCATGGTGAAAACGCAAGCGCGATATCATGTCGTGATGTCACGGTCGCTGTTGCAGGTCCGCTTCGTGACCCGTGCATCTCACGGCCTCGATGATGCCCGGATGATGATGGGCGGGATGGGAAACGATGGAGGGGGAAGTGGGTGGGGAAGAAAAGGAGAAGGGGAATAAGCCCCAGCCCACACAACCAACGAGACGATCACCTCGCTGAAAGACGCTCAAATCGCGACTAAGCGATTCAAAATTAATACTATTTTCGTTgggtatttttatataataataacttcgtctttatttttcaagcgaatttaggacaacattgtcctctcctACGATTAACTtcattgacaatcacaaacatccatgccgtggatggtgatcaatccacccagacgggtttcgaacccgcgacctctaggttagcagccggggacgTGATCTCgatttaccccggcgccaccgatgccggcaacACTTTTAAAGAGACCTATTAGACACAGAGTGATATGTCAAGTCAACTGAAGATGGTATTAAGGCAAAAAGGAAAAGGGCAAGTCTCATAAAGAAGCTCTTTCCGATATAAAGTATGAGAGATCAAATCCAGTGGTTATTTATTCGTCAATGGAAACAACCCTTGAGAGGACAAAATGCTGACTACAAACCAACTGAAACAAATGTTTgaggagagaagagagagataTAGACATATAGCGATGTTATAGGGAAAAGTCGGGGTACACAAGCCACGGAAAATTCAATGCTTATGTGTACTTCTAAACTAACGCTATGTCAAGCTTTTAAACCAAAAGGACGTAGCTATGCACGGTTTGCATGTGTGCATGTCAAATAGGTCCACAAGGAAGTTAGATCGCAATTCCATCCGCTTCTTTCAAACATCTGGGTTACGCCTTCGtaaacaaaagcaaaaataaacatttgaaacaaatttaaatcaaattttgaattcaataagATCTATAAAGCTATCATATAGTTCTAGATTCTCCCGGCGTATCAAGTGctgaaaggtttctcgggttttcaccGGGTAAGCTCCACCTCTGTCTCtcgacgtttcgatgagcgaCGTCGGGGGACATGGAGGTACAGCTttcccggtgaaaaacccgagaaacctttctgtacaatatattttatgatggtTGCCTTCGGTGGCGTAGCCAAGGGAGGgtccaaatcccccccccccccaccgaaatataaaaacaaaattgttttccttcataaaagaaaacaagttattgaaaaatcatgaatgtaaaaaatatttctcaaacaaatgaagttctttctattatgaaaattgttaaaattagattaaaaccctctactaagtacttcgttttagaaaaattttcccccctggttttggactctcccccgcccccccaaacgaaattcctggctactggTTGCCTTTGAAATGCATTTTGGCAAGTAAGATTACTGGTAGGATAAACTGCCCCTGAAGGAAGCGCCAATGAAGAAGAGACGCAGAGATGAGACAAGAGGCTGGAAAATACAGTTAAGCTCATCATAACCTTTCCTCGAATCGTGTTGTGGGTTTTGCGTAATGCGTTTTAAGGTGCCGGCCTTGGCATCCTCCATACATCTCCCTCTCGTCCCTGCGCAGTATAAATGTCTTTTGAGCACAGCGAAGTCGTGTCTGCCTCGTCGGAGAGAAGACGGTGAGGAAACCTCTTGCACGTAGCTCGGGTCAATTGCGGGGGTATACGGGATTCATTCTCTTTAGCTCGTCAAATGAAATGGCACCGAGATATGAATGTGAAGAGACTAGAAAATTGATCGCCCTCTTCCCTTCGACACACCGGCACGACGACGCTTGCAAGTATTTATTGAATGGGCTCGCTGAGGGTTGAGTGTTTAGACCTTGATCTGCAAAAATTTTTCCCAAGCGGAATCgcaaatgaaataagtaaaatgtcTAGCGTTTAAACTACCTAATGGTCATCGCTTAGACCTGTCGTAAATATTCCAATCCATCCACATATTCAGTCGTAATTCTacctttttaatttcacaaatgtTTTTTCACACAATACCTATATCATGGatttattaaagttaaaaattctgCTTCCAAGCtttcaaaaaaaaatccaaattatacaCTGCGAGAAATATTGTGATTCCTACAGCGAAGCAAACAGTTACCGAGTTAGGGATAACTTTTATCATCTACTGTGAAAAAAGGGGAAATGAATGAGCTTCATATTTTCGTGAAACTTCCACCCTCACGATTCTTTCCCTCCATGCCATTTGTTTTTCGATGACATCCACCCGACGAGCAAGTACGTTTTTTCTACCTCTGACCCATTGTGGAGAGAAAGAGCTTTCCGTGCCGGTATACTTTTTTTGAAAGGCTATCATCGCGTATCCTTTTAAGTCGCTTATGCATGTTTaagattttccaaaaaaatatcttCCCTTCGAATACCAATTTTCAACTTTCAGCACGGCTTTTCGCGTGAAATAAGAAATGCGTTTAAGACGCGTATTTTCAAGAAATGTGATCACACTATCAAAGAGATTTGGCAAAGGCGCCCGAGGCGAGATACGTCGGGACCAAATTCAGAGAGTAATTTATGCATCAAAATCCCGAATTTCGTAATAACCGCACGAATTAATATGCCTCGCTCGTGAACCCCGTTACCATAAAAACCCGTTTTTACGAAAATTGAACGGCATCAAATAGGAGAATTCACCGAATCGAGGACCTTATTTCGAGATGAAATCATATATTATTCCCAAATGGAATAAGTCCTGGCAAATACATATAAATTAAAACACGATTTGTAATTTCGAAAGGCGaagaattttatggaaacattGGTCTCGTAAAAGTTTGTCATTAGTAGCCAACGAAATGAGTTTCACAATGTACACAATATAATTTGTGAATTTTGTCAGTAAATCATCAACTGAGAGAGATTTACGAAAGCATTTACTTCAAAGATGTAATAAATATGTACCCCGTTTAAAATACTCCAATGCTTGAATACCATCATGAATGTGGTTTCCTCCCATACCCACTGAAAGCCTTGTAAGGGCAAGTACTTAGACATAAACAATGTATTTTTCTAGCTATTTATTCAACATTCCACAGGTTTAGATACTACCACAACACCATGAAGCTAATGCTGCTATTATCATTCCAGTGTAGTGGAGCTCCTATGACAATAAACCGGCAGTGCCGAAACCGCTTTAGTGTTTGGTAGATTTTATGAAAAGTACATAGTTCCTGCCTTAAGGTGTTCATTATTCACAAAGAATCGACTTACTCAATCCATATTATTTAGAGGTCGAATCTAACACAAAAACGGGGGATAGTCATCATAaatctctcatcttctttccacTAATGAgctctttttttcttcatatcaaCTGGACAATGTTAACTTTAAAAATGGCGTTATTATGTGTGAATACCGGCAGCATAGCTAGAAGAACATTAAAGGCATCTCCTCGGTACTGGCCTATTGCATACAATACAttgacgtttgaattttttatctcttgGCTTAGGGAAATGTCATTATAGCAAATTcttcagtgcttcctgacagatgCATTACAGCATACAGAGGCACATAAATCGCTAATGTGGTTTTTTAACATCTAATAATCCAGAAAGCATGAAatcagaccaaaaataacggcaaatgtcccgggactgaggagaTTATCATTTATTCTttcttagtactcgctccattcaaacctTCTTCTCTCCTTCGAATCTCCTCAAGAAGTTTCCTCTCATCGCCCACCATCTCTATcacttcgtcgctcctcttcctctccatccatttcaccttctcccaCATGAACCGTCAAATATAATAAGGGCTCCCTAATGCATAAGAGGAAATGGGTGCGAAATCCGACGGCATATTCGAAAGGATAAGACTTAGCTGAGGTTACCCACGTCATGCCGGGCGCGAAGGATCCCGCCGCCAAAAATGTTATTCCTATGGAATCCCAGCCCAGTCGATGAGAAAGACCTAAAACGTCCCAAGGAAGGGATAAATCCGTTGAGTTAATGAGCCTAAGGAGAAACGGTATCTTGCGACGGCCAGTGCAAAAGAGCGTGGGTGTAAACACGTGCCACAAAACTGACCTCCACGACCCTCCACGCAGAGGTTTTCGGAATCGTGTAAAAAAGGGACTAGAAAAATCTAGCCGTCTGAGTACCTGAGAAAGTGTAATCAACAATTGGTAGGTGTAGTTATTATGACAGCAGTGGTGGATACTGGGGGTAAGCAATGGGTAATTGACGGGCCTTACCTCCTCGAGACAAAAAGTAACACTCATTGTTGGTTAAGTACACTAATCTACCCCTAGCCAAGTACTAATCTAACCCTAGTAATTGAGATATAAAATCAGATAAAAGGTGGAGACTGAAGTAGAAATTGatttaatattctttcatttcatcaCTCATTTTCGGTGATAAATTCATTCGTGATCAACTCACTCATTTTCGGTGATAAATtcacaaaattcacaaaaaattcacaaaaaaaacaaatcactcaTTTTCGGTGATAAATTCATTCGTGATCAACTCAACGGTTGATTTAGATTGTTGAACTCATCCCAGACGTGAGAATTTCGCACATTCAGGGTGTTCGAGATTCAATATCTTTCGTCGGCACTCCTGATACGGAGgatatttttagggaaatatttttatttttttgccctgATGCAAGTCCTCGTAGGTATCCTTCGATTAGTAGCGTATTAATCCAACCATTGAAACATATTCCTtccagtcattaaaaaaattgattgcctACCTCTCTGCAAACACGTCTAACAGAGACGTGGAACGGAGCGCTTTGTAGTtttcagggatggcaatagaaactaaacgaaagtcaaaaccagtaaaatttcaatagtttcgttcccgggagctaGATGtagaaaagaaatggatttaaacccagggagctaaactcagggtcgaaaggAAATCTAAGTCAAaaatacttcgggtcgaaactaaattaaacacCTGGAATGAAACGAAACACTGATTACATTTCGCACCGGATGGACCACGTGCttcttcgaacagtttagtttcgacccacacaccgagtacgaattaTGGTTGAATAAATTAAAGgtttggcctaccgccattagatgcttgGGGAACTCatgtttttaccactaacaggagaacgatgaacgcaaactggccattcgatttttaagctaaatttttTAACCTCCCTACACgtgtgtcaaacgtaatgggtcgaaagtATTCTCTCTTATTCCCCTCCACACACTTTTGGGATCAAAATTATGAGCAGAGgcgtttcgattaatttagtttcgttcccgggattaaattttcgtcccgggttgaaactaaactcctagatgattttaatttcgtgcaggaacgagaCTAAacataggcctcgtattttcgtttccctccgggtcgaaacgaaacgtttttatttcgtttcactttccatccctgATAGAGAGTCCGTACTATTTATCTCATCAAAAAGTGTTCGGTGCCTCTAAGGGAGTTTTCACTTCCACAACAAAAACTTCACATAACAACGCCAAGtttccccttcccccctctccccgcGCCGACAGCAAGAGTAAAAGTGACTTTGACCGCCTTGATCGAACCAAAAACGACATCGCGCGACTCAAGAGCAAGgtttggcctaccgccattagatgcttggggaactcatatttttaccactaacaggagaacgatgaacgcaaactggccattcgatttttaagctaaatttttTAACCTCCCTACACgtgtgtcaaacgtaatgggtcgaaagtATTCTCTCTTATTCCCCTCCACACACTTTTGGGATCAAAATTATGAGCAGAGgcgtttcgattaatttagtttcgttcccgggattaaattttcgtcccgggttgaaactaaactcctagatgattttaatttcgtgcaggaacgagaCTAAacataggcctcgtattttcgtttccctccgggtcgaaacgaaacgtttttatttcgtttcactttccatccctgATAGAGAGTCCGTACTATTTATCTCATCAAAAAGTGTTCGGTGCCTCTAAGGGAGTTTTCACTTCCACAACAAAAACTTCACATAACAACGCCAAGtttccccttcccccctctccccgcGCCGACAGCAAGAGTAAAAGTGACTTTGACCGCCTTGATCGAACCAAAAACGACATCGCGCGACTCAAGAGCAAGgtttggcctaccgccattagatgcttggggaactcatatttttaccactaacaggagaacgatgaacgcaaactggccattcgatttttaagctaaatttttTAACCTCCCTACACGTGTGTCAAACGTAATGCGTTGAAATTATTCTCTGTTATCCCACTCCACTCAAATTTTGGAATCAAAACTATGAGCagaggagtttcgattaattaagtttcgtcccgggtcgaaactaaactccttggtgtttataatttcgtgcaggaacgaaactaaacccaggcctcgtatttttgtttccctccgggtcgaaacgaaacatttttgtttcgtttcacctGCCATCCCTGGtagtttttaaaatacattccatGCGCTTCACTTGAGAGGAGACTATTCTCCGACGCTTTTGAAGGTTTTTAGCTTTCTTTTTGAATTGTTCTCACGGCGGCGCACCTGAGAGGCCCCGTCACATTCCCAGAAGGTCAGAGGTGAGACGACAGGCACAAAGAAACACTTTCACTCCGTGGTGAGGTCTTCCGAGGGATTTGAATACCACTACAGGCTCATCCTCACCCTTCCGGCTGGAGATTTAAACGGCCGCATCTCCGGAAATTGCTAAGGAATCTCGTCACACCAGACTCCATTTTTAACATCTGAGATCCGTGACGATGAATTCATCATGTTGGCCTTATCCCGTCTCCTCGGTCAATTTGGACTAGCCAAAGACTCGCACCACTATCCACCTATATGCCACACGTATCTAACGGTTCAATCATAGATTAAACGCATCCCTGCGATCCCAACTAGATTCCGTGAACCCGGATTTTGATGTAGAGCAAAAAGTTTATCGAAAAACTAATTTGCATTCCACTTGATGATGGGTGCTTCACTTAGCATGGTTTTTTTCTGGTCTCATTTTACGAGTGCAACGAGATGTGGAACGTAATTCGTTATCAGCCTTGAAAAATTCCGAGGATATAGAAAAATGATCACATCACCGTGAAAATTTTAGAATGATCTTAAACACAATCATTTAAGTGACTAGTCAACAGTTATGAAGTGAACAAATAAAGTGGGGAAAATATCATCAAAGCAAGAGGCAGGCGGAATATACATAATACAGTGTATGAAGAAGATTTTATACACTACACTAGCTACCTACTTATAAAACGACGTTAAATAATACGGACTGACTTCACTTTTTATATAAATAGAATCTAAATCAATGCAATCTTCTTCTTTTAAAAAGTGGTATCCTTACTCTAACATCTGAGGAAGGATAAAGACAGTCTTCCAAAACATCATGATTAATTGTTTCGTAAGTTTCCACAATATCTTTTTTCGCATATCTGTCGGTACTGACTCCAGTTGCTGTGTTTCTTTGAATTCGCGACTTCACGTTTCCATTCGGATGAAAAAATTTGACCTAATATTTtagctaattatatttttttcaaaacagctCATTGAGAAAGGCAATAACAAACCGACTCTAATTATATGACACGAATTCCTCTAACTGTCTCTTTTTCTCTTATTCTCAGATGAGGAATGGAACGAGAGAAGCGGCCAGCCTTCCGCCATGTCAGAGGACTCCATGTTCCTCGTCCAGCCCACATGGCACCCCAAGGTGACCCAGCAGCCACCGCGCCAGCAGCCACAGCAGCCCCAGAGGCCTCTGAGCAGGGACCTCTCCCTCCCGAGGGCCCGACGCCTACTCAGCGGCGGCAGCGACTCCGCCCCCTCCAGCAATGCCCCCGCCTACCCTCCAGGGCCCCCGTCAGACGCCAACCCCCCGAGGAGGCGTCGCCCGGAGGAGAGGCAGCGGTCACCGTCGCCCGGGCTCGGGCCTGTTGTGGGAGGGCCCCTATCTCCCAGGGAAAGGTTCCAGGACGCCAAGGAGAAGTTCCTGCTGCTTGAGAGGCAGAGGATCGAAGAGCAAGGCCGACTCGTACAGAAGCGCAGGGAGAAGGAGAGACTGGGCTCCCCAAGAGGATCCTCCTCACACGGCGGGATGCCCAGCCCATCTCCGAGGAACTCCTCGGGCCAACCACAGAGAGGCCCCAGGCCCACACCGAGGGAACCCCGCCACTCTAGGGGCCGCGAGGAGTGGGCCTCCGAGGAGGAATACGAGGACGAGGACCTCGGGGAAAACTACGAGGAGGAGCCGGAGGAAGACGAGGAGAGCGAGAGAATCCGACGGGTTAGGGCCAGAAGGCCTCCGCCACCGCCGCTGCACCGCCTTCCGAGCCCACCGCCGGACGACGACCTGGAGGACCCCGACATCCTGGAGGAGGAGGTGTTCGAGAGAGTCAGCGGCGGATACTTCGGCCCTAGGAGGGCCCCCGAGTACAGGAGATCCAGGGAGAGCCTCCTGGACACACCCCCTGAAGAAGTAGTTGGCCACAGGGGAGTTTCAAGGAGCAGCGGGGGACGTTATCCCCCCTCGGGCCCCGCGCTGCCCTCCCCCAACCATCACCACAACCACCACCCTGCCTCTCCCCCCAGGCACCCGAACCTCCCTCCCCACCTGCTCCAACAGCAGCAAGCAGACAAGAAGAGGCGCTCAATGTTCGACGTGGTGGAGGAGGAGCGGAGGAGGAACTCGAACGAGCTGGCCAAGGAGTTCAAGAGGAGGTCTTACCACGAGCCCGACATCGCCGAGGAGGTCAGACGCGGAGGGGGCAGGAGAAGTGGCGGGCCGCCACCGCCCTCTTCGGGCCCCGGGGGAAACTACCACGAGCTGGCCGAGCACGAGAGGTACCCGGGACTGGATCGGGAGACGGCCCGGCTCAACCACCTCCACGCCAAGGCACACCGGACGCCTTCGGAGGGGACGGCGGTGGGTGGCGGGGGGAGGTACCGGCACAGCTACGCCGAGCCGGAGATGTTCCACCACAGGGGCAGCGGGAGGATGGGCATGGCTGCCATACACCCTTACTAATGGTGCCATACGTTCTGGGATGGGTCACTTCCGTAAATACCCCCCTCATTgtgtgcatttttttaaagctgatttttttattgaactcTCTCAAAGAttcaaatattatgtaaaatacatatataatcaATAAGAGACGATCGAgagacaaagtttttttttgtaaatgtgtAATCATAACAATTAACAAATCAGATGCCGGCTCAAAGCATTGTACGATGGTGCGACaagtttctctctctcctctctgttacttataaatatttcatatcggTCATTTTAGGAGACCGATCAGCGTGGTGAGTCATAATTTTGTGTTTCGACTGAAAATATAGAGATAAAAACTTTTTGTGGACATTTATAACAAACAATTTGAAGGTTTTCTCCAGTAAGCTAGGAGTTTCAGTTAGAAGGATAACTACTGATTTCGGAACGATATCTAATTCGTTTCCGAATGTAAATCTTAAGGGATTTTAAGCTTTTGGTTAAACGATGGGGAGAGAGTCCAGTCAAGAACTGGAGTCTGAAACGATTCCCATTGCATATCATATGGGTGTATTTTCGCGAGGTTTTCTGGTTCCGCCTTTCGGCTCCGCGACAGAGTCGTTCTCTTGTAACCCGCTGCGAAATAATCGAAGTATCCTGGCTCATACAACAATCAACAGCGGTGTAACCAGGGAACACCAAGTAGTCACCAGAAAGGAATTCTCCTCTTCGTCAAACGACTGAAGATGGAAGAATTTCCTTTCTCTTGTCATCCAAAGGATGTTTTCAGCGAGTTTGGAAAGTCATGTAAACTCATGTAAAAATGGTTAACGTACATACGTATTCGCATAAATTTTCTTTGTCTAGCTGGCCCAAGCGATCTATAACAAAAAGACAGGGAAAGAGTTTTATACTTATTCGTATCCGTAAGAGGGTGACCAGATTATGAAAACTATAAACTGTgccattagttttttttatgcgGAAGTTTTGGCGGTCATATTCTGTTTGCTTTGCGTGAGAGTGTGAGTGTATTAATGTTACTTTATCGATGAATACCCTATGAATAGGTATAACGATTACCTGTGAGTGAGACtgtaaaaaatgaatcaaattaatTCTATTgtaaaaagttttcataaaaatattatatatataaatatttactcgaAAATAGTTTAAGACTTAACCACCACCAAAACTGGTGACAATTCATACAAGAAACTTAAGTCGACGGTCCATCTTATACGGCGAAATTTGGAGatgaataatatctttttattttaactctGAGACAAGGTCACTCAGCCGTCGATGGCAATGAAATAAAGTTTATTATCTTCTAATAATTCTGTAACTACGCTCACACAGGCGCATGATGAAGAGCTCGTTCACATGATGGCTACGTCGGAAGTCAGCGATTGACCCTTTCATCAGACAACCCAGTCAACTTGCCTATCGTGATTCACGAGAAATTCATcatcgaagaaaataaatacactttAAAATACTCCGCACCTTCAGAAAAAAAACTGTCCGCCTACCGAATTTTATAAATTGGAGCAAATCTCTTATTACTACTTCATGCAATTTTTCTACGATTAACTAATTAAACAGTACGTTGCCGTAAATAGGGTGAAAATATAatctatgaaaataatattgttctACTACAATGAGTGAATCGTAAATCCTTTATGAATTCATATGAATCATCAAAAAATGCAAAGGAagcaaacaaaatgaaaaaaaatacgttGCTCAATTTAAAGTTTTGGCATATTGCGTGGATTGATGTAAAAGAATCAGAATTCTATGAGAGCACTCAGACATTTTATGGTACCGCATTCATTGAATTGGGCAATCTCATTGATTAATTGATGACCACTTGAATGACATTGGCCTGACACTGACTGAAATtacatctttaaaaatatttttctaaatacacACGACTTAGAGGATGCATCGATCTTTATATCGGCAAAAccatataattattacatagtaTGTATGTACTATACCTAATCATCTCATTGCTCTATTATCCTTCTGAAATGATATAATCGATATAGAATCCGATGAAGCTAGAAATTTATATAAGAGGCGTTTTCGTTCATTTTCGGCATTGAAAACTGAGGGAGACATCATCAGAATTTTCCCATCTATTCGAAATGAGAAGTCAAAAGTATAGAGGAATTGCAAACGACTAGGATATACGGATACAAGGGTTCGAAAATTGCTATAACTAACTTATTATTTTACAGACAAAAACATTAAGAATATAACATGCCCCTCTATTTCTGTTCATTCTCATGTATTTTCCTTGTTACGCGACAAGTTGTGATTAATAACAGACAACACTCGCGTCAACTGCTCCTACACAGTGTTAATTTAAAAAGCGCATCCTTGAAAACGAGAGAAAGGCGTAAAAAGTGACGTGAAAGGGGCGAtagataaaacatcaaattatttatttagttgaTTTATACAAATGATGATGCtgatttatgatttaaaaaacctTACAAGAGTAACTTCAGCTCTTAAATTACTCTTGGCAAAGTGTGAACAAATAGTAAGgattcattttaagaaaatgagCAACCTCAGCGTAAAACACCACTTGAACCAACCGTTTCACATCCTTACCGCTCGTATATTACGACTGCATGGAATTCATCCGCCGTCCCTTTCATCCCACGTCGGCACCGGGAGAAGTCAATCCGCCCGCATCCCCACCCCGGGGTCTTTTATCTCTTGGCCTACTAAGGGGAACCTCACGACGCGAAGAGGATGAAAGGAATGCCTGGGCCGTGGCGGGAAAGGGCGATGATGGGAATTAAAAAGGCAGAAGATTTCTTGGGAGGCAATTACGTAGAAGACACGTAGAGGCATTGGCCTTCATAAGCGTCAGGTTCGCAGAGTACTTCGTCCCCAAATATTTGACCATGGAACAGACTACAATCCAccgaatttttggataaaaaactGTTAGAGCTTAatactaaagcctgaatcacacaatcatatttttccgtccctcagaataaTAGCTCCAAccataggttttcagggaccagaAGAGTAATCGCTCGATCcatcactttttttattaacatgGTCATTCCCACCGTTCCCTTTTCcgtcgcttattccgtcactttccttATTTCAAACTGTCATTcgattaaaagccaagcgtggcgttacaatcgctgttattAGCAGCTGCGTCCTGATTGGCTGAGGGACGGTgacagcgacggaaaaagggacgtgccgagtgatagAAAAAGGGATGGTATTTCCATCCTCGAGCCATCATTGGAAAATGATCGCGGCAAATGGTCATCTTTTTCCTCCATCAATGGAGCGATCGCTGTAGCCGCCCCTCGAAAGGGATGGGAAAAATTTTCGTGTTATTTAGACTACAGATGGAACTTTAGAATACTATTAATCCTCATTATGA encodes:
- the LOC124155664 gene encoding serine/arginine repetitive matrix protein 1, which translates into the protein MALRGSPRRKDVKKSSYYVWFLGAKESRGLRGEEYVRPVVRHLLQKERDVEPFKVTLQVSNKGLKIIQNVPGKGAAVTGKVGSSGASGGKAGSGSSGDVVKHFIPHHAVTCAVQDSPPNEDVVSAILLIYNPVTRCPVHVHSYRCDSVETATILRSQLQTLIERPENQRKFAEIESRLHAKGLLIPPGSPQRVGSPGEPPITIGSPTGGLHHHNQSNGRRNHGGGSDGRSSSTRESESSGSSERGNGHPASPPGGGVGGNADRITSLYDSLAAELREKLGEVGSGGGGKKRHGPILLPPRDYDTVHRKHGNLTGIDLRRCLNANIVGVNARSPAAPLGSSAAVAASGKKGVGGPGSGSAHGAGYTLQQGGSSGGSSGIGSDDAPSPENDRESSDPRYLDNQSSSDEEWNERSGQPSAMSEDSMFLVQPTWHPKVTQQPPRQQPQQPQRPLSRDLSLPRARRLLSGGSDSAPSSNAPAYPPGPPSDANPPRRRRPEERQRSPSPGLGPVVGGPLSPRERFQDAKEKFLLLERQRIEEQGRLVQKRREKERLGSPRGSSSHGGMPSPSPRNSSGQPQRGPRPTPREPRHSRGREEWASEEEYEDEDLGENYEEEPEEDEESERIRRVRARRPPPPPLHRLPSPPPDDDLEDPDILEEEVFERVSGGYFGPRRAPEYRRSRESLLDTPPEEVVGHRGVSRSSGGRYPPSGPALPSPNHHHNHHPASPPRHPNLPPHLLQQQQADKKRRSMFDVVEEERRRNSNELAKEFKRRSYHEPDIAEEVRRGGGRRSGGPPPPSSGPGGNYHELAEHERYPGLDRETARLNHLHAKAHRTPSEGTAVGGGGRYRHSYAEPEMFHHRGSGRMGMAAIHPY